From the Quercus lobata isolate SW786 chromosome 6, ValleyOak3.0 Primary Assembly, whole genome shotgun sequence genome, one window contains:
- the LOC115994332 gene encoding lysosomal Pro-X carboxypeptidase: protein MAATKVKPTILVILLCFLVTITLSSQPSLASQPSKSNRPSSKWAPRFLGRFSQPPNQQQQQQQYRYETKYFSQRLDHFSFSELPNFPQRYLINTESWVGPERLGPIFFYCGNEGDIEWFAENSGFVWEIAPRFGAMVVFPEHRYYGESMPYGSIDVAYKNATTLSYLTAGQALADFAVLIRELKRNLSAEACPVVLFGGSYGGMLASWMRLKYPHVAIGALASSAPILQFEDIVPPETFYDIVSNSFKRESTSCFNTIKESWDALVSEGQKNDGLLKLTETFHLCRKLNKTQDLADWLDSAYSYLAMVNYPYSANFMMPLPGHPIREVCRKIDSLPDGTSILKRIFEGVSIYYNYTGGVDCFEVDAEDPHGLDGWNWQACTEMVMPMSSSRDVSMFPTFDYNYSSFQEECWRDFRVKPRPRWITTEFGGHDIKATLKDFGSNIIFANGLLDPWSGSSVLQNISETIVALNTEEGAHHVDLRAATAEDPDWLVEQRATEIKLIEGWINNYHQERKVIFNM, encoded by the exons ATGGCAGCAACAAAAGTCAAACCAACCATTCTCGTCATCCTATTATGTTTTCTCGTAACCATTACCTTATCATCTCAGCCGTCCCTCGCATCACAGCCTTCCAAATCCAACCGTCCCTCCTCCAAATGGGCCCCACGCTTCCTCGGCAGATTCTCACAACCACCgaatcaacaacaacaacaacaacagtacCGATACGAAACCAAGTACTTTTCGCAACGGCTCGACCACTTCAGCTTCTCCGAGCTCCCAAATTTTCCACAGCGGTACCTCATCAACACCGAGAGCTGGGTGGGCCCGGAGCGCCTTGGGCCAATCTTCTTCTACTGCGGCAATGAGGGAGACATCGAATGGTTCGCCGAAAACTCCGGCTTCGTCTGGGAAATCGCTCCTCGTTTCGGTGCCATGGTCGTTTTTCCCGAG CACCGGTACTATGGTGAATCGATGCCGTATGGAAGTATAGATGTGGCATATAAGAATGCCACTACCTTATCCTATCTTACGGCTGGCCAAGCCCTCGCAGATTTCGCCGTGTTGATTAGGGAGCTGAAGCGAAATTTGTCAGCCGAGGCTTGTCCTGTGGTGTTATTTGGTGGATCCTATGGTGGAA TGTTGGCCTCATGGATGAGGCTCAAGTATCCTCATGTTGCAATTGGTGCACTTGCTTCTTCGGCACCAATTCTTCAGTTTGAAGATATTGTGCCGCCAGAAACATTTTACGACATTGTTTCCAATTCTTTCAAG CGTGAAAGTACAAGCTGTTTTAACACAATAAAGGAGTCCTGGGATGCGTTAGTATCCGAGGGTCAAAAAAATGATGGACTCCTGAAATTGACAGAAACTTTCCACTTGTGTCG GAAATTAAACAAGACACAAGATCTGGCAGACTGGTTAGATTCTGCTTATAGTTATTTGGCAATGGTGAACTACCCTTATAGCGCCAATTTTATGATGCCTTTGCCTGGTCATCCCATAAGGGAG GTTTGTAGAAAGATTGACAGTCTTCCTGACGGTACTAGTATTCTAAAGCGCATATTTGAAGGAGTAAGCATCTATTACAATTATACTGGAGGAGTTGACTGCTTTGAAGTGGATGCTGAGGATCCTCATGGCTTGGATGGTTGGAACTGGCAG GCTTGCACTGAGATGGTTATGCCAATGTCTAGTAGCCGGGATGTGAGCATGTTTCCAACATTTGATTATAATTACTCTTCCTTTCAAGAGGAATGCTGGAGGGACTTCAGGGTGAAACCCAGGCCTAGATGGATAACAACAGAATTTGGTGGACAT GACATCAAGGCCACCCTGAAAGACTTTGGAAGCAACATCATTTTCGCAAATGGCTTATTAGATCCATGGAGTGGTAGCAG TGTTCTGCAGAATATATCTGAAACTATTGTTGCTCTTAATACTGAAGAAG GTGCCCATCACGTAGATTTACGTGCTGCAACTGCAGAGGATCCTGATTGGTTGGTAGAGCAGAGGGCAACTGAAATCAAGTTGATTGAAGGCTGGATAAATAACTACCATCAGGAAAGGAAAGTGATTTTCAATATGTAG
- the LOC115994333 gene encoding Werner Syndrome-like exonuclease codes for MVDSWLFDIYRIHHRRLHRLIVGLDVEWRPSFNHNIENPVATLQLCVGRRCLIFQLIYATHFPNSLIEFLSDEDFTFVRVGVEGDVEKLLDDYDLKVGNVVDLRGLAVDWLGNRDLKNAGLNGLARAVLGLKVHKSRHVTLSSWRSTEVER; via the coding sequence ATGGTCGACTCCTGGCTCTTCGACATCTACCGCATCCACCACCGCCGTCTCCACCGCCTCATCGTCGGCCTCGACGTCGAGTGGCGACCCAGTTTCAACCACAACATCGAAAACCCAGTTGCCACTCTCCAACTTTGCGTGGGTCGACGCTGCCTCATCTTCCAACTCATCTACGCCACTCACTTCCCCAACTCGCTCATCGAGTTTCTCAGCGATGAGGATTTCACTTTTGTTAGAGTTGGGGTTGAGGGTGATGTGGAGAAACTGTTGGATGATTATGATTTGAAAGTTGGGAATGTGGTTGACCTTCGCGGACTCGCTGTGGACTGGTTGGGGAACAGGGATTTGAAGAACGCTGGGTTGAACGGTTTGGCTCGAGCTGTGCTGGGACTCAAGGTACATAAGTCGAGGCATGTAACTTTGAGTAGTTGGAGGTCCACGGAGgttgagagatga
- the LOC115951013 gene encoding basic form of pathogenesis-related protein 1-like, producing the protein MSKKVLLCVLGLGLALICHAQNSTQVFLDLHNAARRAAGVGPLQWNSSLEAYARKYANQRYDCQLIHSEGPYGENIYWGYGQGFMDAEAAVRYWVDEKDYYDYNTNSCLKGKDCLHYTQIVWKNSKNLGCASSHCSNGGMFTTCNYYPPGNYVGERPY; encoded by the coding sequence ATGTCTAAGAAAGTTTTGCTTTGTGTTCTGGGTCTTGGCCTGGCTCTTATTTGCCATGCCCAAAACAGCACTCAAGTCTTCCTTGACCTCCATAACGCTGCACGTAGAGCGGCTGGGGTTGGTCCCTTGCAGTGGAACTCAAGCCTAGAAGCATACGCTAGGAAATACGCAAATCAGAGATATGATTGCCAGCTGATTCACTCAGAAGGGCCTTACGGTGAAAACATCTACTGGGGCTATGGTCAGGGGTTCATGGACGCTGAGGCCGCAGTTAGATATTGGGTTGATGAGAAGGACTATTACGATTACAACACCAATTCTTGCTTGAAGGGCAAGGACTGCTTGCATTATACCCAAATAGTATGGAAGAATTCTAAAAATCTTGGTTGTGCTAGCTCCCATTGCTCTAATGGAGGAATGTTCACCACGTGTAACTACTATCCTCCAGGGAATTATGTTGGAGAAAGACCATATTGA